GCTGGACGGCACCGTTCAGTATGTGGCGCAACGGGTTCAGTTCGGCCGCACCATCGGCTCCTTCCAGGCCGTCAAACATCGGCTCGTCGACCTGCTGGCCAAGGTCGAGCTGACCCGCTCGGCGGTCTACGGCGCGGCCTGGCAGTTGACCTCGGACCCGGGGGCGATCTCGACCGAGGTGGACCTCGCGGTGGCCGCGGCGCTGTCCCGCGACACCGCGCTCGCGGTCACCAAGGCCGCCATCCAGCTGCACGGCGGCATCGCCATCACCTACGAACACTGGGCGCACCGGTATTTCCGGCGGGCCCACGCGGTCACCGCGCTCACCGGCACTGCCGGCCGGTACCGCCGCCGACTGGCCGATCTCGTCGATCTGCGGGACGGTGCCCATGTCTGAGTTACGTACCGAAGTCGATACCTGGGTGCGGGAGAACCGGCCCAAGACAATGGATGTGGGGTCGGCACCGGCGTGGTTCACCACGCTGGGGGAACGCGGTTACACCGTCGCGCACTGGCCGCGTGAGCACGGCGGACTGGGTTACACCGAGGAACAGTCCGCGGTGGTGCGCTCGGTGCTGACCGAGCACGGTGTGGGCCTGCCCGACTACTACTTCGTGCCGCTGACCCTGATCGGCCCGGCCATCATGGCCTGGGGTACCGCCGAGCAGCAGCAGCGCTACCTGCCCGGCATCGTCCGCGGCGCCGATATGTGGTGCCAGCTGTTCAGTGAGCCCGGCGCCGGATCGGATCTGGCCAGCCTGGCCACCCGCGCGGTGCCCGAGGGCACCGGCTGGCGGGTGAACGGGCAGAAGGTGTGGAGCTCGTTCGCCGCCGAGTCCCGGTACGGAATGCTGCTGGCCCGCACCGATCCCGACAAACCGAAGAACGCCGGCATCACCTGCTTCCTGGTGGACATGACCGCACCGGGCGTGACGGTGCGGCCGTTGCGCCAGCTCACGGGCGAGGAACACTTCTGCGAGGTGTTCCTCCAGGACGTGCTGCTCGGTCCCGAGTCGGTGCTGGGGCCGGTCGACGACGGCTGGCGGGTGGCGATGAGCACCCTGAACGCCGAACGCTCCGGGCTGTCGGAGACCACGAGCGCCAGCGGCGTGCCACTGGGCCCGATGCTGGACCGGGCGCGGCGCTCCGGGAAATGGACGGACCCGGTGATCCGTGATCGGATGGCCGACCTGATCGCCGTGGAACGTGCACTGACACTGACAAATCAGCGTGCGTCCGGAGGGTCGATCACCAAACTGGTGCTCTCGGAGCTCTCCCAGCAGATCGCCGAGTTGGGATTCGAACTCGGCGGGGCAGAGGCCGCCCACTGGGCTGACACGGTGCCACCGGACACCCACGACCTGCTGGACAGCCGCCGGTTCACCATCGCCGGGGGCACCTCGGAGGTACAACGCAACATCGTCGGGGAGAAGGTGCTCGGGCTGGACCGCGAGATCGACCCCGGCCGGGGCAAGCCGTGGCGCGAACTGCGACGCAGTTGAGATGCCGACGGTCACGGTCCGCCCCTCGGGGATCACGTTCGAGGCCACACCGGGTCAGACGGTGATGGCCGCCGCGCTGGATGCAGGTCTGCGCTGGCCGACAGTGTGTGGCGGACAAGGTGATTGCCTCGTGTGCCACGTCGAGGTGGTGGACGGCCCCGAACATCTCGCGGCTCCGAGCGATATCGAAGCGCAGGCGGTCCGCGGGCTGTCCGGCGACAAGGGAGGACGCGGTGAGCACGTGCGGCTGGCCTGCCAGGCCGGGGTGCATGGCGATGTCGTCGTCATGAAGCGCGGTGTGCGCGAAGCGCATCCAGAGAACCCAGGTGTGCGCGTCAAGCGCACCCAGAACAGACAGGAGGCACCCGGTGTCGACGGTTGAGATCATCGATCCCGGAATCATCGAGTCCGGTGCGGACGGTGGGATCCGGTTGATCGGCGGGCGGTGCGCGGCTTGCGGTGAAACCGAGTTCCCGCGCAAGCAGTCCTGCCGTGACTGCGGCAGCCAGGACGTCGGCGCGGTGACGCTGGCCGACCACGGCGTGCTGTGGAGTTGGACGGTGCAACGGTTCCCACCGCCCAGCCCGCCGTACCACGGGAGCGCCGACGAGTTCACGCCGTTCGGCGTCGGATACGTCGAACTGCCCGGCGAGGTCATCGTGGAAACCCGGCTGACGGAATCGGATCCGGCCCGGCTGCGGATCGGGATGCCGATGCGGCTGACCGGGATCGAGGTCACCACGGCCACCGGCGAGCAGGCGCTGGCCTTCGCGTTCGCCCCCGTCGAGGAAGGAGAACGGAAGTGAAGAATTCCGTCGCCATCATCGGGATCGGTTGCCGCCCGTTCGGCCGGTATCAGGACACCTCGGTGCGTCAGGAAGCGGTGCTGGCGGCCCGGCTGGCCCTCGCCGACGCCGGCGTGTCCTGGACCGACATCCAGTACGCCGTCGGGGGCAGCATGGACGGCGGCTCGGCCGACACCCTGGTCGCCGACCTCGGCCTCACCGGCGTGCCGTTCGTCAACGTGCTCAACGGATGTGCCACCGGCAGCAGCTCACTCATCTCCGCGGTGCACACCATCGCCTCCGGCGCCGCCGACCTCGCGCTGGTGATCGGCTTCGACTCGCACCCGCGCGGCGCATTCGCCATCAATCCGTCCGCGCTCGGACTCGGGAACTGGTACGGGGAAGCCGGTCTGGCGCTCACCTCCCAGTTCTTCGCGCTCAAGATCCAACGCTATCTGCACGAACACGGCCTTCCGGAGCGACTGCTGACCAAGGTCGCGGCCAAGGCGTTCCGCAACGGATCGCTGAACCCGCTGGCGTGGCGGCGCAAACCGCTGTCCGAGGCCGATATCGACGCCTCGATGATGCTCTCGGATCCGCTGCGGCAGTACATGTTGTGCTCGCCCGGGGACGGGGCGACCGCACTCGTGGTGTGCAGTGCCGACCGGGCCCGCGAACTCAGCCCCCATCCGGTCTACGTCGCGGCGTCCGCGGTGCGTACCCGGCGGCCCGGATCCTTCGAGGTGCTCAGCCCGTCGCTGTCGGTGCGGCGCGGCGTCAGCCCGACCGTCGACGCCGCGGCGGCCGCGTTCGAGGCCGCCGGGATCGAACCCGCCGACGTCGACCTCGCGCAGTTGCAGGACACCGACGCCGGTGCGGAGATCATCCACCTGGCCGAGACCGGTCTGTGCGCCGACGGCGAGCAGACCGAGCTGATCGATTCCGGGGCAACCGAACTCACCGGCCGGCTGCCGATCAACACCGACGGCGGGTGCCTGGCCAACGGGGAACCCATCGGCGCGTCGGGTCTGCGGCAGATCCACGAGAACGTCCTGCAGTTGCGCGGTGCGGCCGGGGAACATCAGGTCGCCGGGCAACCCAGGGTCGCGCTGTCCCACGTCTACGGTGCACCCGGCCTGAGCGCCTGCACCCTGCTCACCCGGTGAGCGGCGGCGCATGAGGGTCACCGTCGACCGCGATCGATGCGTCGGCAACGGGGTGTGCGAGGCGCTGGCGCCCGAACTCTTCGTCGTCGACGACAACGGTGAGGTGGAACTGCAGTTCGCCGAAATTCCGCCAGAACAACAGCAATTGGTGCTCGACGCGGTGAGCTCGTGTCCCGCGCAGGCACTGCGGACAACCCACTGACCGGAAGGCGTTCATCGGATGGAAATCAAGATGCCCAAGCTCGACGTGACCATGACCGAGGGCACGTTCATCGGCTGGCTGGTGCCCGACGGCAGCGCGGTCGTCGAGGGCGACGACCTGTACACGGTCAGTACCGACAAGGTGGAGGTCGACGTGCCCGCACCCGCGGACGGCGTGGTGCGCCACGGTGACGTCGAAGCCGACGAGACCTACCCGGTGGGCACCCCGCTGGGGCGCCTGGAGAGCTAACCCTTCAACAGGGCCGGGACATCAGCCCTTCAACAGGGCCGGGACATCAGCCCTTCAACAGGGCCGCGACCTTGTCCTCCAGGGTGGGCGGCTCGGCGTCCGGCACCGGCGCCACCGTCTTGGGCAGCAGCACATCCGGATCGGCGAAATCACGGTAGGTCTTGTCGCCGGCGAGTACGTACAGCAGATAGCCGGTCAGCAGGGCCCGGGTGGCCTTCTGGGTGCCGCGGTCGGCGCCGGGAAGCCCGAACGCCTTGGCCAGTCGGCGGCCCTCGATCAGGCCGCCGGGTTCGGCCTTGTGCACCGTCCGCAGGATG
This region of Mycolicibacterium diernhoferi genomic DNA includes:
- a CDS encoding biotin/lipoyl-containing protein, with the translated sequence MEIKMPKLDVTMTEGTFIGWLVPDGSAVVEGDDLYTVSTDKVEVDVPAPADGVVRHGDVEADETYPVGTPLGRLES
- a CDS encoding ferredoxin, coding for MRVTVDRDRCVGNGVCEALAPELFVVDDNGEVELQFAEIPPEQQQLVLDAVSSCPAQALRTTH
- a CDS encoding 2Fe-2S iron-sulfur cluster-binding protein, translating into MPTVTVRPSGITFEATPGQTVMAAALDAGLRWPTVCGGQGDCLVCHVEVVDGPEHLAAPSDIEAQAVRGLSGDKGGRGEHVRLACQAGVHGDVVVMKRGVREAHPENPGVRVKRTQNRQEAPGVDG
- a CDS encoding Zn-ribbon domain-containing OB-fold protein, translated to MSTVEIIDPGIIESGADGGIRLIGGRCAACGETEFPRKQSCRDCGSQDVGAVTLADHGVLWSWTVQRFPPPSPPYHGSADEFTPFGVGYVELPGEVIVETRLTESDPARLRIGMPMRLTGIEVTTATGEQALAFAFAPVEEGERK
- a CDS encoding thiolase family protein — encoded protein: MKNSVAIIGIGCRPFGRYQDTSVRQEAVLAARLALADAGVSWTDIQYAVGGSMDGGSADTLVADLGLTGVPFVNVLNGCATGSSSLISAVHTIASGAADLALVIGFDSHPRGAFAINPSALGLGNWYGEAGLALTSQFFALKIQRYLHEHGLPERLLTKVAAKAFRNGSLNPLAWRRKPLSEADIDASMMLSDPLRQYMLCSPGDGATALVVCSADRARELSPHPVYVAASAVRTRRPGSFEVLSPSLSVRRGVSPTVDAAAAAFEAAGIEPADVDLAQLQDTDAGAEIIHLAETGLCADGEQTELIDSGATELTGRLPINTDGGCLANGEPIGASGLRQIHENVLQLRGAAGEHQVAGQPRVALSHVYGAPGLSACTLLTR
- a CDS encoding acyl-CoA dehydrogenase family protein; this translates as MSELRTEVDTWVRENRPKTMDVGSAPAWFTTLGERGYTVAHWPREHGGLGYTEEQSAVVRSVLTEHGVGLPDYYFVPLTLIGPAIMAWGTAEQQQRYLPGIVRGADMWCQLFSEPGAGSDLASLATRAVPEGTGWRVNGQKVWSSFAAESRYGMLLARTDPDKPKNAGITCFLVDMTAPGVTVRPLRQLTGEEHFCEVFLQDVLLGPESVLGPVDDGWRVAMSTLNAERSGLSETTSASGVPLGPMLDRARRSGKWTDPVIRDRMADLIAVERALTLTNQRASGGSITKLVLSELSQQIAELGFELGGAEAAHWADTVPPDTHDLLDSRRFTIAGGTSEVQRNIVGEKVLGLDREIDPGRGKPWRELRRS